One Mailhella massiliensis DNA segment encodes these proteins:
- a CDS encoding outer membrane protein assembly factor BamD, which yields MRKLFVMGALVCTLFLSGCSIVDEYFLPPPDDTVQEIFEAGNDAMREKNYSQAIVYYTRIKDEFPFSPYVIESELALADAHYLDEDYILAAEAYKDFETLHPRHEAIPYVLYQLGMSLKKSYNSIDHSATAVNEALEYFTRLQQEYPDTEYGKNAAERIAECRKTLAQRELFIANVFWGMENYQAAWTRYQHVVRTYPDVKEEAEYAKTKGEAAYLKYRQEEAQSIREHQQGSWKDWFRWL from the coding sequence ATGCGTAAACTGTTTGTCATGGGGGCGCTTGTCTGCACGCTCTTTCTGAGCGGCTGCAGCATAGTGGATGAATACTTCCTGCCGCCGCCCGACGATACGGTGCAGGAAATCTTTGAGGCCGGCAACGATGCCATGCGGGAAAAGAACTATTCCCAGGCCATCGTGTATTATACCCGCATCAAGGATGAATTCCCCTTCAGCCCCTACGTCATAGAATCCGAACTGGCGCTGGCGGACGCGCACTATCTCGATGAGGACTATATCCTTGCGGCGGAAGCCTACAAGGATTTCGAGACGCTGCACCCCCGTCACGAAGCCATCCCCTATGTGCTCTATCAGCTCGGCATGTCGCTGAAGAAATCCTATAATTCCATCGACCACTCCGCCACGGCGGTGAACGAGGCCTTGGAATACTTCACCAGGCTTCAGCAGGAATACCCCGACACGGAATACGGCAAAAACGCCGCCGAGCGTATTGCCGAATGCCGGAAAACGCTGGCCCAGCGAGAGCTGTTCATTGCCAACGTGTTCTGGGGCATGGAAAACTACCAGGCCGCGTGGACGCGTTACCAGCATGTCGTGCGTACCTACCCCGACGTGAAGGAAGAAGCGGAATACGCGAAAACCAAGGGCGAGGCGGCATACCTGAAATACCGCCAGGAAGAAGCCCAGAGCATAAGGGAACATCAGCAGGGCAGCTGGAAGGACTGGTTCCGCTGGCTGTAG
- a CDS encoding NAD(P)/FAD-dependent oxidoreductase — translation MMLYDAAVIGAGPAGITAALYLIRSGLSVALVENSATGGQILSTAEIENYPGFPKSIKGWELADLFDAHLNGYPVERVRGKVLAVEEQEGKTFRISLAEGRELEAKTVVACTGAHHRTLGAPGEDSFLGRGVSYCAVCDGNFYRGRDVVVVGGGNSALEEALYLSRIVNKVYIVHRRDAFRGAMVYQNKIREAANIELVTGCVVEEIRGGSAGMDSVVVRRVDSGETRTIAAEGIFIYVGMEPISGYLPAGVDRDAAGFVKTDAEMCTNLPGIFAAGDIRSKRCRQVSSAVGDGATAATAASSYLEHWNA, via the coding sequence CTGATGCTGTACGATGCCGCTGTCATCGGCGCGGGGCCGGCCGGGATCACCGCGGCCCTGTATCTGATCCGTTCCGGCCTCAGCGTGGCGCTGGTGGAGAACTCCGCCACGGGCGGGCAGATACTGAGCACGGCAGAAATAGAAAACTATCCCGGCTTTCCCAAGAGCATCAAGGGCTGGGAACTGGCCGACCTCTTCGACGCGCATCTTAACGGCTACCCCGTGGAGCGCGTGCGCGGCAAGGTGCTTGCCGTAGAGGAACAGGAAGGCAAAACCTTCCGCATCTCTCTTGCCGAAGGCAGGGAGCTGGAAGCGAAAACCGTGGTCGCCTGCACGGGCGCGCATCACCGCACGCTGGGCGCTCCCGGGGAAGACAGCTTCCTCGGCCGGGGCGTTTCCTACTGCGCCGTGTGCGACGGCAACTTCTACCGCGGCCGCGACGTGGTCGTGGTGGGCGGCGGAAACTCCGCCCTGGAAGAAGCCCTGTACCTTTCCCGCATCGTGAACAAGGTGTACATCGTGCACCGCCGCGACGCCTTCCGCGGGGCCATGGTCTACCAGAACAAGATTCGCGAAGCCGCCAACATCGAGCTTGTGACCGGCTGCGTCGTGGAGGAAATCCGCGGCGGCAGCGCCGGCATGGACTCCGTGGTCGTCCGCCGCGTGGACAGCGGGGAAACGCGCACCATCGCCGCCGAGGGCATCTTCATCTATGTGGGCATGGAGCCCATCAGCGGTTATCTCCCCGCCGGGGTTGACCGCGATGCCGCAGGCTTCGTGAAGACGGACGCCGAAATGTGCACGAACCTCCCCGGCATTTTCGCCGCGGGCGACATACGTTCCAAGCGCTGCCGCCAGGTCAGCAGCGCCGTGGGCGACGGAGCCACCGCGGCCACCGCGGCTTCGTCCTATCTGGAGCACTGGAATGCGTAA